The following proteins are co-located in the Bacteroidia bacterium genome:
- a CDS encoding helix-turn-helix transcriptional regulator: MDLESYTEEIYHKIVQQIRAVRRKKGIQQRQMAEALGMNQVSYSDAENGKTRFTVTRLFAAVKYLGIDLATILKEVNFFAEENSQEESKNITNVIAEVTQHTTAQSTQNYQNTNTDNYPLSLQTDLHELVKAVLIQNNAIQKIKKQNKLLHEQNQELKQDLQEIKQILSELLSQAKPNNELNKNTST; encoded by the coding sequence ATGGATTTAGAAAGCTATACCGAGGAGATTTATCATAAAATTGTGCAACAAATTAGGGCTGTACGCCGCAAAAAAGGTATTCAACAAAGGCAAATGGCAGAAGCCTTAGGCATGAACCAAGTAAGCTACTCCGATGCTGAAAACGGAAAAACACGATTTACCGTCACTCGCTTATTTGCTGCTGTAAAATACTTGGGAATTGATTTAGCAACAATCCTTAAGGAAGTAAACTTCTTTGCAGAAGAAAATTCACAAGAGGAAAGTAAAAATATAACCAATGTAATAGCAGAAGTAACCCAACACACAACAGCCCAAAGTACGCAAAACTACCAAAATACAAATACAGATAACTATCCACTCTCTCTACAAACAGATTTACACGAACTCGTTAAGGCAGTGCTTATTCAAAATAATGCTATACAAAAGATTAAAAAGCAAAATAAACTATTACACGAACAAAACCAAGAATTAAAACAAGATTTGCAAGAAATAAAACAAATATTATCCGAGTTACTCTCCCAAGCTAAACCCAACAACGAATTAAATAAAAATACCTCTACCTAA